Proteins encoded within one genomic window of Episyrphus balteatus chromosome 1, idEpiBalt1.1, whole genome shotgun sequence:
- the LOC129909890 gene encoding serine/threonine-protein kinase Tor-like: protein MIKIKYLVGRWNQALVYPLTVASKSASIARKNAAFKILDSIRKHSLKLVEQAMMCSEELIRVAILWHEQWAEGLEEASRLYFGERNVKGMFEILEPLHNMLDCGPQTLKKTTFSQAYGRELTEDYE from the coding sequence atgattaaaataaaatatcttgtAGGACGCTGGAATCAAGCATTGGTGTATCCTCTAACAGTGGCTTCAAAGTCTGCATCAATTGCTCGTAAGAATGCAGCATTTAAGATTCTCGATTCAATACGCAAACACTCCCTGAAATTGGTTGAACAAGCGATGATGTGCAGTGAGGAATTGATTCGGGTGGCCATCCTCTGGCATGAACAATGGGCTGAGGGACTGGAAGAGGCTTCCCGTTTGTACTTTGGTGAAAGAAATGTAAAAGGAATGTTTGAAATATTGGAACCATTGCACAATATGCTTGATTGTGGGCCACAAACATTGAAAAAGACTACATTCAGTCAGGCCTATGGACGTGAATTAACCGAAGACTACGAATGA